The following proteins are encoded in a genomic region of Drosophila miranda strain MSH22 chromosome 4, D.miranda_PacBio2.1, whole genome shotgun sequence:
- the LOC108163323 gene encoding nucleolar protein dao-5 isoform X8, which produces MRKEQKLRLWRQMTKQHGADRLSKHEWKNLRADFLRSWNTTTFDKFSKDQLAEAALREELQETTVAPDGSMPVTRAYSGLEKGLASRLSTRRRSTKLETNPIATSEGSIPPAQENTGSSQRKPSSLPLVLLGLEKDQTQSSKPSRSAVKAREKPVATPEKFIALPREPTSLENVIYIVQGDQSRLLNRGPNSRGTLKLAPTTDGHIELKQGDQKRSSKASQSRVKTDVKLSAISDGSVPPTQENTDSSQRKPSSLPLVLLGLEKDQTQSSKPSRSAVKAREKPVATPEKFIALPREPTSLENVIYIVQGDQSRLLNRGPNSRGTLKLAPTTDGHIELKQGDQKRSSKASQSRVKTDVKLSAISDGSVPPTQENTDSSQRKPSSLPLVLLGLEKDQTQSSKPSRSAVKAREKPVATPDKFIALPREPTSLENVIYIVQGDQSRLLNRGPNSRGTLKLAPTTDGHIELKQGDQKRSSKASQSRVKTDVKLSAISDGSVPPTQENTGSSKRKPMSLLLDHSEPESTDQSQLLNCRPSSRPRPKLAPTPDGHIELEKRDKKRAPKPTQNPFMREVKSAAIFYSSIPPAQEHTGSSLRLDRAGTEKISHHLESVPFMPMIEMVPAPTDLSTDILEESAEIGIAMRQIQELMDLEKEAEIVDDAPDDAPFVESPIMACWTDKKIDLSHENNVEDNVEDNVEDNVEDTEIMTLFELGDEGDRTPEIDRCLKIFTTKTPSEIDDQLAVTTEFFERLPNSSTVDLEKADLMEEEEVLDYEEDEDVDDDVLSVTATSWDDMDEEEKQPEPSKASLRNFRIPRLTKEILQSQPQIMCSLYNNEVLNKKEQEEPQRRTSKQRKSSGSATSTASASPFVLAQHVVPPPALASALPLEATPIIEPLYDQRQNIFGHNANPVAPAITLTPPPAAVCTPIISPRQDNRTLTMQQAATVTPSLGNPRTQAIAARHVIEPVPKFDAPYPSTAATKQTISTDRTKWFSAEYWMLNLFGVNCLANLDDVKCAQSCNHTFTGIGEFSQKLMRLDVDSLLFTYHRMLMRSQRLFLTFASAYVDIFEAKNLQNDLLHLLMDCRLYKSLCASIINKAFTALKNMGLETQATRCIMEYLWMPCKSRKFAEMTFTILKVLGSSNWYNYTDKMVELCQIYEFSLPTEVLLTILSSANERHELKSEAVKFFLVMGVAPEERKEELTAALKLFAAIDH; this is translated from the exons atgAGAAAAGAGCAGAAGTTGAGACTATGGCGGCAGATGACGAAGCAACATGGCGCAGACAGATTATCGAAGCACGAATGGAAGAACTTGCGCGCAGACTTCCTAAGGAGTTGGAACACAACAACA TTCGATAAGTTTTCTAAAGATCAATTGGCCGAAGCTGCTTTGCGCGAAGAACTGCAAGAGACGACAGTAGCACCTGACGGATCTATGCCGGTTACTCGGGCGTACTCTGGCCTTGAAAAA GGGCTTGCATCGCGTCTATCAACGCGTAGACGAAGCACTAAACTTGAGACCAACCCGATAGCAACTTCTGAAGGATCTATTCCGCCTGCTCAGGAGAACACTGGCTCATCACAGCGTAAGCCCAGTTCGCTTCCTTTGGTCCTCCTTGGGCTTGAAAAG GACCAAACGCAATCATCAAAGCCAAGCCGCAGCGCGGTGAAAGCTCGGGAAAAACCGGTAGCAACTCCTGAAAAATTTATTGCGCTTCCTCGAGAGCCCACTAGCCTTGAAAAT GTAATTTATATCGTACAGGGTGACCAATCGCGATTATTGAATCGTGGACCCAATTCCAGAGGTACATTAAAACTGGCACCGACTACTGACGGACACATTGAGCTTAAACAA GGGGACCAAAAGCGATCATCAAAGGCTAGCCAAAGCAGAGTTAAAACTGACGTTAAATTGTCAGCGATCTCTGACGGCTCTGTTCCGCCTACTCAGGAGAACACTGACTCATCACAGCGTAAGCCCAGTTCGCTTCCTTTGGTCCTCCTTGGGCTTGAAAAG GACCAAACGCAATCATCAAAGCCAAGCCGCAGCGCGGTGAAAGCTCGGGAAAAACCGGTAGCAACTCCTGAAAAATTTATTGCGCTTCCTCGAGAGCCCACTAGCCTTGAAAAT GTAATTTATATCGTACAGGGTGACCAATCGCGATTATTGAATCGTGGACCCAATTCCAGAGGTACATTAAAACTGGCACCGACTACTGACGGACACATTGAGCTTAAACAA GGGGACCAAAAGCGATCATCAAAGGCTAGCCAAAGCAGAGTTAAAACTGACGTTAAATTGTCAGCGATCTCTGACGGCTCTGTTCCGCCTACTCAGGAGAACACTGACTCATCACAGCGTAAGCCCAGTTCGCTTCCTTTGGTCCTCCTTGGGCTTGAAAAG GACCAAACGCAATCATCAAAGCCAAGCCGCAGCGCGGTGAAAGCTCGGGAAAAACCGGTAGCAACTCCTGACAAATTTATTGCGCTTCCTCGAGAGCCCACTAGCCTTGAAAAT GTAATTTATATCGTACAGGGTGACCAATCGCGATTATTGAATCGTGGACCCAATTCCAGAGGTACATTAAAACTGGCACCGACTACTGACGGACACATTGAGCTTAAACAA GGGGACCAAAAGCGATCATCAAAGGCTAGCCAAAGCAGAGTTAAAACTGACGTTAAATTGTCAGCGATCTCTGACGGCTCTGTTCCGCCTACTCAGGAAAACACTGGCTCATCAAAGCGTAAACCCATGTCGCTTCTTCTGGACCACTCCGAGCCTGAAAGC ACGGACCAATCGCAATTGTTGAATTGTAGACCCAGTTCCAGACCTAGACCAAAACTGGCACCGACTCCTGACGGACACATTGAGctggaaaaa AGAGACAAAAAGCGAGCACCCAAGCCTACACAAAACCCATTCATGAGGGAGGTAAAATCGGCAGCGATTTTTTACAGCTCTATTCCGCCTGCTCAGGAGCACACCGGCTCTTCACTTCGTCTAGACCGTGCTGGCACTGAAAAG ATTAGCCACCATTTGGAGAGCGTTCCTTTCATGCCTATGATTGAAATGGTTCCTGCTCCTACCGATTTAAGCACTGACATATTGGAGGAATCTGCAGAGATAGGGATAGCTATGCGACAGATCCAAGAGCTTATGGATTTAGAAAAGGAAGCAGAAATAGTGGACGATGCTCCGGACGATGCTCCGTTCGTCGAGAGTCCCATAATGGCGTGCTGGACTGACAAAAAGATCGATTTAAGCCACGAGAACAATGTAGAGGACAATGTAGAGGACAATGTAGAGGACAATGTAGAGGACACTGAGATAATGACTCTTTTCGAATTGGGTGATGAAGGCGATCGTACACCGGAAATAGATCGTTGCCTGAAAATCTTTACCACTAAAACGCCAAGTGAAATTGACGATCAACTGGCCGTCACAACGGAGTTCTTCGAACGGTTGCCAAATTCGTCCACAGTCGATTTAGAAAAGGCAGACCtcatggaggaggaggaggtccTTGACTATGAAGAGGATGAAGACGTGGACGATGATGTCTTGTCGGTTACGGCCACATCTTGGGATGACATGGATGAGGAGGAAAAACAACCAGAGCCCTCAAAAGCTTCATTGAGAAATTTTCGTATACCTCGACTTACCAAAGAAATACTCCAGTCGCAGCCGCAAATAATGTGCTCGCTGTACAATAATGAGGTACTCAACAAAAAGGAACAAGAGGAGCCACAGAGGCGGACATCAAAGCAACGGAAATCATCAGGGTCTGCTACATCTACAGCATCTGCTTCACCATTCGTGCTCGCCCAACATGTAGTGCCTCCTCCAGCATTGGCGTCTGCTCTACCATTGGAGGCTACCCCAATAATCGAACCGCTGTACGACCAGAGGCAGAACATATTCGGCCATAACGCGAATCCAGTGGCTCCAGCTATAACTTTAACGCCGCCTCCAGCTGCAGTATGCACTCCAATAATAAGTCCCCGACAGGATAACCGAACATTGACGATGCAGCAGGCTGCAACAGTAACGCCATCGCTTGGCAATCCACGTACCCAGGCAATTGCTGCTCGGCATGTGATCGAACCCGTACCGAAATTTGATGCGCCTTATCCTTCAACTGCTGCGACTAAGCAAACTATTAGTACGGACAGGACCAAGTGGTTTAGTGCTGAGTATTGGATGTTGAATTTGTTTGGAGTCAATTGCTTGGCAAATCTAGACGATGTGAAGTGCGCCCAAAGCTGTAATCATACATTTACCGGCATCGGAGAGTTTAGCCAGAAACTGATGAGACTGGATGTGGATAGCCTGTTATTCACATATCACCGAATGCTAATGCGTAGTCAACGTCTCTTCCTGACATTCGCTTCGGCTTATGTTGATATATTTGAAGCTAAAAATCTGCAGAACGACTTGCTGCACTTGCTGATGGATTGTCGATTGTACAAGTCACTTTGTGCTTCCATTATTAATAAAGCCTTTACTGCCTTGAAAAACATGGGCTTGGAAACGCAGGCCACACGTTGCATTATGGAATACCTATGGATGCCTTGTAAATCGCGCAAATTCGCGGAAATGACGTTTACAATATTAAAAGTTCTTGGATCCTCTAATTGGTACAACTATACTGATAAAATGGTAGAACTATGCCAGATATATGAGTTCAGTTTACCAACTGAGGTTTTATTAACCATTCTCTCGTCGGCCAACGAGAGACACGAATTGAAAAGCGAGGCCGTAAAGTTCTTTTTGGTCATGGGTGTGGCCCCTGAGGAACGGAAAGAAGAGCTGACGGCAGCTCTCAAGCTATTTGCGGCAATAGATCATTAG
- the LOC108163323 gene encoding nucleolar protein dao-5 isoform X2, whose amino-acid sequence MRKEQKLRLWRQMTKQHGADRLSKHEWKNLRADFLRSWNTTTFDKFSKDQLAEAALREELQETTVAPDGSMPVTRAYSGLEKGLASRLSTRRRSTKLETNPIATSEGSIPPAQENTGSSQRKPSSLPLVLLGLEKDQTQSSKPSRSAVKAREKPVATPEKFIALPREPTSLENVIYIVQGDQSRLLNRGPNSRGTLKLAPTTDGHIELKQGDQKRSSKASQSRVKTDVKLSAISDGSVPPTQENTDSSQRKPSSLPLVLLGLEKDQTQSSKPSRSAVKAREKPVATPEKFIALPREPTSLENVIYIVQGDQSRLLNRGPNSRGTLKLAPTTDGHIELKQGDQKRSSKASQSRVKTDVKLSAISDGSVPPTQENTDSSQRKPSSLPLVLLGLEKDQTQSSKPSRSAVKAREKPVATPDKFIALPREPTSLENVIYIVQGDQSRLLNRGPNSRGTLKLAPTTDGHIELKQGDQKRSSKASQSRVKTDVKLSAISDGSVPPTQENTGSSKRKPMSLLLDHSEPESTDQSQLLNCRPSSRPRPKLAPTPDGHIELEKRDKKRAPKPTQNPFMREVKSAAIFYSSIPPAQEHTGSSLRLDRAGTEKGEKSQSPKHITSLLPLDLLGTEKGDQSGSSKHTCTSVKPRTKSAATPDRDIPPSTLKGSIPSSPVLEEADFSCSLKLTKSGKQRDRIVELSELRKHITKTNGTETEGKNNETIENNSPLKSPVKRKPADTIPIPLQPIKRRRQTHVPISHHLESVPFMPMIEMVPAPTDLSTDILEESAEIGIAMRQIQELMDLEKEAEIVDDAPDDAPFVESPIMACWTDKKIDLSHENNVEDNVEDNVEDNVEDTEIMTLFELGDEGDRTPEIDRCLKIFTTKTPSEIDDQLAVTTEFFERLPNSSTVDLEKADLMEEEEVLDYEEDEDVDDDVLSVTATSWDDMDEEEKQPEPSKASLRNFRIPRLTKEILQSQPQIMCSLYNNEVLNKKEQEEPQRRTSKQRKSSGSATSTASASPFVLAQHVVPPPALASALPLEATPIIEPLYDQRQNIFGHNANPVAPAITLTPPPAAVCTPIISPRQDNRTLTMQQAATVTPSLGNPRTQAIAARHVIEPVPKFDAPYPSTAATKQTISTDRTKWFSAEYWMLNLFGVNCLANLDDVKCAQSCNHTFTGIGEFSQKLMRLDVDSLLFTYHRMLMRSQRLFLTFASAYVDIFEAKNLQNDLLHLLMDCRLYKSLCASIINKAFTALKNMGLETQATRCIMEYLWMPCKSRKFAEMTFTILKVLGSSNWYNYTDKMVELCQIYEFSLPTEVLLTILSSANERHELKSEAVKFFLVMGVAPEERKEELTAALKLFAAIDH is encoded by the exons atgAGAAAAGAGCAGAAGTTGAGACTATGGCGGCAGATGACGAAGCAACATGGCGCAGACAGATTATCGAAGCACGAATGGAAGAACTTGCGCGCAGACTTCCTAAGGAGTTGGAACACAACAACA TTCGATAAGTTTTCTAAAGATCAATTGGCCGAAGCTGCTTTGCGCGAAGAACTGCAAGAGACGACAGTAGCACCTGACGGATCTATGCCGGTTACTCGGGCGTACTCTGGCCTTGAAAAA GGGCTTGCATCGCGTCTATCAACGCGTAGACGAAGCACTAAACTTGAGACCAACCCGATAGCAACTTCTGAAGGATCTATTCCGCCTGCTCAGGAGAACACTGGCTCATCACAGCGTAAGCCCAGTTCGCTTCCTTTGGTCCTCCTTGGGCTTGAAAAG GACCAAACGCAATCATCAAAGCCAAGCCGCAGCGCGGTGAAAGCTCGGGAAAAACCGGTAGCAACTCCTGAAAAATTTATTGCGCTTCCTCGAGAGCCCACTAGCCTTGAAAAT GTAATTTATATCGTACAGGGTGACCAATCGCGATTATTGAATCGTGGACCCAATTCCAGAGGTACATTAAAACTGGCACCGACTACTGACGGACACATTGAGCTTAAACAA GGGGACCAAAAGCGATCATCAAAGGCTAGCCAAAGCAGAGTTAAAACTGACGTTAAATTGTCAGCGATCTCTGACGGCTCTGTTCCGCCTACTCAGGAGAACACTGACTCATCACAGCGTAAGCCCAGTTCGCTTCCTTTGGTCCTCCTTGGGCTTGAAAAG GACCAAACGCAATCATCAAAGCCAAGCCGCAGCGCGGTGAAAGCTCGGGAAAAACCGGTAGCAACTCCTGAAAAATTTATTGCGCTTCCTCGAGAGCCCACTAGCCTTGAAAAT GTAATTTATATCGTACAGGGTGACCAATCGCGATTATTGAATCGTGGACCCAATTCCAGAGGTACATTAAAACTGGCACCGACTACTGACGGACACATTGAGCTTAAACAA GGGGACCAAAAGCGATCATCAAAGGCTAGCCAAAGCAGAGTTAAAACTGACGTTAAATTGTCAGCGATCTCTGACGGCTCTGTTCCGCCTACTCAGGAGAACACTGACTCATCACAGCGTAAGCCCAGTTCGCTTCCTTTGGTCCTCCTTGGGCTTGAAAAG GACCAAACGCAATCATCAAAGCCAAGCCGCAGCGCGGTGAAAGCTCGGGAAAAACCGGTAGCAACTCCTGACAAATTTATTGCGCTTCCTCGAGAGCCCACTAGCCTTGAAAAT GTAATTTATATCGTACAGGGTGACCAATCGCGATTATTGAATCGTGGACCCAATTCCAGAGGTACATTAAAACTGGCACCGACTACTGACGGACACATTGAGCTTAAACAA GGGGACCAAAAGCGATCATCAAAGGCTAGCCAAAGCAGAGTTAAAACTGACGTTAAATTGTCAGCGATCTCTGACGGCTCTGTTCCGCCTACTCAGGAAAACACTGGCTCATCAAAGCGTAAACCCATGTCGCTTCTTCTGGACCACTCCGAGCCTGAAAGC ACGGACCAATCGCAATTGTTGAATTGTAGACCCAGTTCCAGACCTAGACCAAAACTGGCACCGACTCCTGACGGACACATTGAGctggaaaaa AGAGACAAAAAGCGAGCACCCAAGCCTACACAAAACCCATTCATGAGGGAGGTAAAATCGGCAGCGATTTTTTACAGCTCTATTCCGCCTGCTCAGGAGCACACCGGCTCTTCACTTCGTCTAGACCGTGCTGGCACTGAAAAG GGAGAAAAATCGCAGTCACCAAAGCATATAACGAGTTTACTTCCTCTGGATTTACTTGGGACTGAAAAG GGGGATCAATCGGGATCATCAAAGCATACCTGCACCTCTGTTAAACCACGGACAAAATCGGCGGCGACTCCTGACAGAGATATTCCGCCATCGACTCTTAAAGGATCTATTCCGTCCAGCCCTGTACTTGAAGAG GCGGACTTTTCGTGTTCATTGAAGCTTACAAAGTCTGGTAAACAGCGCGATCGCATCGTAGAATTGTCTGAATTGCGGAAGCACATAACCAAAACAAATGGGACTGAAACTGAGGgaaaaaataatgaaactaTAGAAAACAATAGCCCCTTAAAGTCTCCAGTTAAGCGTAAACCAGCAGACACCATACCAATCCCACTGCAGCCAATCAAGAGAAGGAGACAAACACATGTTCCA ATTAGCCACCATTTGGAGAGCGTTCCTTTCATGCCTATGATTGAAATGGTTCCTGCTCCTACCGATTTAAGCACTGACATATTGGAGGAATCTGCAGAGATAGGGATAGCTATGCGACAGATCCAAGAGCTTATGGATTTAGAAAAGGAAGCAGAAATAGTGGACGATGCTCCGGACGATGCTCCGTTCGTCGAGAGTCCCATAATGGCGTGCTGGACTGACAAAAAGATCGATTTAAGCCACGAGAACAATGTAGAGGACAATGTAGAGGACAATGTAGAGGACAATGTAGAGGACACTGAGATAATGACTCTTTTCGAATTGGGTGATGAAGGCGATCGTACACCGGAAATAGATCGTTGCCTGAAAATCTTTACCACTAAAACGCCAAGTGAAATTGACGATCAACTGGCCGTCACAACGGAGTTCTTCGAACGGTTGCCAAATTCGTCCACAGTCGATTTAGAAAAGGCAGACCtcatggaggaggaggaggtccTTGACTATGAAGAGGATGAAGACGTGGACGATGATGTCTTGTCGGTTACGGCCACATCTTGGGATGACATGGATGAGGAGGAAAAACAACCAGAGCCCTCAAAAGCTTCATTGAGAAATTTTCGTATACCTCGACTTACCAAAGAAATACTCCAGTCGCAGCCGCAAATAATGTGCTCGCTGTACAATAATGAGGTACTCAACAAAAAGGAACAAGAGGAGCCACAGAGGCGGACATCAAAGCAACGGAAATCATCAGGGTCTGCTACATCTACAGCATCTGCTTCACCATTCGTGCTCGCCCAACATGTAGTGCCTCCTCCAGCATTGGCGTCTGCTCTACCATTGGAGGCTACCCCAATAATCGAACCGCTGTACGACCAGAGGCAGAACATATTCGGCCATAACGCGAATCCAGTGGCTCCAGCTATAACTTTAACGCCGCCTCCAGCTGCAGTATGCACTCCAATAATAAGTCCCCGACAGGATAACCGAACATTGACGATGCAGCAGGCTGCAACAGTAACGCCATCGCTTGGCAATCCACGTACCCAGGCAATTGCTGCTCGGCATGTGATCGAACCCGTACCGAAATTTGATGCGCCTTATCCTTCAACTGCTGCGACTAAGCAAACTATTAGTACGGACAGGACCAAGTGGTTTAGTGCTGAGTATTGGATGTTGAATTTGTTTGGAGTCAATTGCTTGGCAAATCTAGACGATGTGAAGTGCGCCCAAAGCTGTAATCATACATTTACCGGCATCGGAGAGTTTAGCCAGAAACTGATGAGACTGGATGTGGATAGCCTGTTATTCACATATCACCGAATGCTAATGCGTAGTCAACGTCTCTTCCTGACATTCGCTTCGGCTTATGTTGATATATTTGAAGCTAAAAATCTGCAGAACGACTTGCTGCACTTGCTGATGGATTGTCGATTGTACAAGTCACTTTGTGCTTCCATTATTAATAAAGCCTTTACTGCCTTGAAAAACATGGGCTTGGAAACGCAGGCCACACGTTGCATTATGGAATACCTATGGATGCCTTGTAAATCGCGCAAATTCGCGGAAATGACGTTTACAATATTAAAAGTTCTTGGATCCTCTAATTGGTACAACTATACTGATAAAATGGTAGAACTATGCCAGATATATGAGTTCAGTTTACCAACTGAGGTTTTATTAACCATTCTCTCGTCGGCCAACGAGAGACACGAATTGAAAAGCGAGGCCGTAAAGTTCTTTTTGGTCATGGGTGTGGCCCCTGAGGAACGGAAAGAAGAGCTGACGGCAGCTCTCAAGCTATTTGCGGCAATAGATCATTAG